A single genomic interval of Atribacterota bacterium harbors:
- a CDS encoding transposase, producing MPRLPRKYNDIGIYHIMVRGNAKQDIFIDDQDKRKFVKTILQKRNEGLFKIYAFCIMNNHAHLVVKELKESISKFMKRITTSYAFYFNAKYERIGHVFQDRFRSEIIKNDSYLLSVIRYVHNNPEKANISYKEDYTWSSYREYISFVNSNLPETGEVLDIFSQDRKKSIEIFKNFSDQPEKGKFLDTSLNNGASKRDLFQYIEKFLKDNNINKKDLKVKKYINQRNNLIKNIAKDFNFSKRVIAEATGINRETVRLLSKEPSP from the coding sequence ATGCCTAGATTACCAAGAAAGTATAATGATATTGGTATATATCACATCATGGTTAGGGGAAATGCAAAACAAGACATATTTATCGATGATCAGGATAAAAGGAAGTTTGTTAAAACAATCTTACAGAAGCGAAATGAAGGTCTATTTAAAATTTATGCCTTTTGTATTATGAATAATCATGCTCATCTTGTAGTTAAAGAATTAAAAGAATCAATTTCTAAATTTATGAAAAGAATAACCACGAGTTATGCATTTTATTTTAATGCGAAATATGAAAGGATAGGACATGTTTTTCAAGATCGCTTTAGAAGTGAGATAATCAAAAATGATTCATATTTACTTTCAGTAATCAGATATGTTCATAACAATCCTGAAAAAGCAAATATTTCATATAAAGAAGACTATACCTGGAGTAGTTATAGAGAATATATTTCTTTTGTTAATTCCAATTTGCCGGAAACAGGAGAAGTTTTAGATATTTTTTCACAGGACAGAAAAAAATCAATTGAAATATTTAAAAATTTTAGTGACCAACCTGAAAAAGGAAAATTTTTAGATACAAGTTTAAATAATGGAGCCAGCAAAAGAGATCTATTTCAATATATAGAAAAGTTTTTAAAAGACAATAATATCAATAAAAAAGATTTAAAAGTAAAAAAATATATCAATCAAAGAAATAATCTAATAAAAAATATTGCTAAAGACTTTAATTTTTCAAAGCGGGTAATTGCAGAAGCAACAGGTATCAATAGGGAGACTGTTAGATTATTGTCAAAAGAACCGTCCCCGTGA